A single genomic interval of Canis lupus dingo isolate Sandy chromosome 6, ASM325472v2, whole genome shotgun sequence harbors:
- the BHLHA15 gene encoding class A basic helix-loop-helix protein 15 → MKTKNRPPRRRVPPQATEATAGEQSPDRPQQGSGLELAKGLRSRTARAQAARAEGGRRRPGASGPGGRRDSSVQRRLESNERERQRMHKLNNAFQALREVIPHVRADKKLSKIETLTLAKNYIKSLTSTILTMSSGRLPGLDGPGPKLYQHYQQQQAAGGALGAAEPQPEGHLHRYSTQIHSFREGS, encoded by the coding sequence ATGAAGACCAAGAACCGGCCCCCCAGGCGCCGGGTGCCGCCGCAGGCCACAGAGGCCACCGCGGGGGAACAGAGCCCTGACAGGCCCCAGCAGGGCTCGGGGCTAGAGCTGGCCAAGGGTCTGCGGAGCAGGACAGCGCGGGCGCAGGCGGCACGGGCTGAGGGGGGACGCAGACGGCCGGGGGCctcggggccggggggccggcgGGACAGCAGCGTCCAGCGGCGGCTGGAGAGCAACGAGCGGGAGCGGCAGCGCATGCACAAGCTGAACAACGCCTTCCAGGCTCTGCGGGAGGTCATCCCACATGTGCGAGCGGACAAGAAGCTCTCCAAGATCGAGACGCTCACTCTGGCCAAGAACTACATCAAGTCGCTGACCTCCACCATCCTGACCATGTCCAGCGGTCGCCTCCCGGGCCTGGACGGGCCGGGCCCCAAGCTCTACCAGCACTACCAGCAGCAGCAGGCGGCTGGGGGCGCGCTGGGGGCCGCCGAGCCGCAGCCCGAGGGCCACCTGCACAGGTACTCCACGCAGATCCACAGCTTCCGCGAGGGCTCCTAG